A genomic region of Eucalyptus grandis isolate ANBG69807.140 chromosome 5, ASM1654582v1, whole genome shotgun sequence contains the following coding sequences:
- the LOC104447439 gene encoding geraniol 8-hydroxylase, with protein MTELLRNPEKLSRAQAELHQVIGKGKTIEEADISRLPYLEAVLKETFRLHPIAPLLLPRKSGEDFPIGGFTIPKGAQVYINVFAIGRDPSIWDDPDKFVPDRFLGSDIDVRGQNFELVPFGGGRRICPGLPLAARMLPLMLGSLINIFNWKLEDGVIPENMNMEEKFGLAVQKAQSLKAVPIPI; from the coding sequence ATGACAGAACTACTTCGCAACCCAGAAAAGCTATCAAGAGCCCAAGCTGAGCTCCATCAAGTCATTGGCAAAGGCAAGACGATCGAAGAAGCCGATATTTCTCGCTTGCCCTATTTAGAAGCTGTCTTGAAAGAGACTTTCCGGTTGCACCCAATagctcctctccttcttcctcgaaAATCTGGGGAAGATTTTCCTATAGGCGGTTTCACCATTCCAAAGGGTGCACAGGTTTACATAAATGTGTTCGCGATAGGACGAGATCCGAGCATTTGGGATGATCCAGACAAGTTCGTGCCCGACAGATTTCTTGGATCTGATATTGATGTTAGGGGACAAAACTTTGAGCTGGTACCGTTCGGTGGTGGCAGGCGGATTTGTCCAGGGTTGCCATTGGCCGCGAGAATGTTGCCTTTGATGCTCGGTTCGCTcatcaacatattcaattgGAAGCTTGAAGATGGTGTTATCCCCGAGAACATGAACATGGAAGAAAAGTTCGGATTAGCCGTCCAAAAGGCTCAATCTCTAAAAGCTGTGCCCATTCCTAtatga